ATAAACCCTATTATCTATTAGTTGTGCGCAAACAAAGATGCTTTTGCGCGGTAACACCTTGATTTTGAGCATATTTAATTAATCTTGAGCTTAGAAGGTTAAAACCTGCGCATTAACTTCAAAAAGTTGAGCATACATATAGGGGAATGTGAGCATAAAAAAGAAAAAATAAGCAATAAAGAATTTGTATGAGCATACAGGTAATTTTTTAAGCATTACTTAAGAAAACCCGAGCATAAAACCTTTATTTTTGAGCGAACCCCCCACGAAATCAGCGCATAAGATATAAAAGACAAGCATAGAAGACTACAATTGAGCACACAAGTGAAATTTTGCGTAATACAAGACTAGACTATATTTGTTACCAAAACACCTCATAAAAAACTCGGCACTCGCCACAAAGGCTTGGCAAATGACTTAGTTGCACTTGCAGATAGGAAGGTTTTATACTCGAATCGATGTTACAGCTTGTGATCTTCGTGTCAGGCACTTGCTTAATACAGGCCACTATATGCAGCATCTATTTTAACTCCTCCTTTCTTTGTATTTTCTAAAAATTTATACTTAACACTATTATATTATTGTTTAAGAATAAAATAAATTAGAATTTTCTGAAAAATTATACTTTTACTGTGAAAAATGCAGATGTATTCTGCATGTGTTATGAAAAAACCAAAAAAAGAACCGCTTTTTAACGGCTCTTTTAATACAAAATGTTATGCTCTTGGCTGACTGTCAAATCCTATTTTCTTATGAGTCCCATCACAAAAAGGTTTGTTCCCAGAAGCACCACAGCGGCACAGCGAAAAAGCTGGTTTTGTTTCAAAGGCATTACCTTCAGCGTCTAATAATTCAACTTCGCCTTTGACCAAAATCGATCCATTATCCCTAACTTGAATGGTAACTTTCTTATCTTCACTCATCCAACCACTCCTCATATATTAAATTTTTTTATGAACAAACCTGCGATAGGTTTGAAAACCTAGTTTGTCATAAAATTTCTTAGCTACTGTATTGTCGACCCAATAATCTAACTCGATCCAATCTATGCCTCGGGTGCTGGCTTCCTCATAAACAGCAGTCATTAATTGGGTTCCATAACCTTTACCTTGATTCTCTGATTGTACACTTAGCTGGTGAACATACAGTGACTGTTGAGCCCTCTTAAAAGGGTTTTCCTCACTCACCCTAATTTCAAACCATACAAATCCTTGAGGATTACCCTCGTCGTCCTCAACAAGAAGAAAAATATTCTCCGGATTTTTCATAGCTTGTTCAATAAAACAACAAGCTGCGGCATAATCATATGGTTTAAATACATTTGGGTATAATTCATAATGCAAATTATGTACGGTTTTATTTAATTTTGCCACTTTAATAAAATCCATTGTTTGTATGATTGCCATTTTCGCACCATTTCCTTTTAGTATTGTTCTTATCATTATATTCTATAAGATGTTGAATTCCCCCTCTTAAAGAGACTAAAAAAAATAACCTCAATTAAATGAGGTTATTTCTTAATACTCAATTTCATCAAAATCCTTCGGCTCAAGACTTGGTCTAATTTCTTTAAATCTGGGTTCTTCCGCAAATTCCTTTGAGATTTCCTCGAATGCCTTTGTCTTATTGTATTTCTTTTCTTCGACTCTTTTCTTACCTTTTTCCATTTCGACCACTCCTTTTCTGTCCTTAGCATTCCACATGAACATAAAGATATGACTTAAGAGTGTTTTTTACGCTGAAAAATTTAAAAATACTATTCTTTAACCTTCGCAAATACACATGTGTCCCGTAAGCTTTCTCCTAATACGTCTATACTATCTTTTCGTAAGATTCCCTCTAAAGAGAACCCTAGTCTTTCGGGAATCGCCCTACTTCTCTTATTCAATGCATCACAACGAATTTCAACCCTTTTTGCCTTTAACTCACGAAAAGCAAAATCCGTTATACCTTGGACTGCTTCGGTCATAAAGCCTTTTCCACTATATCTACTGTCAATCCAATATCCGATCTCAAACTTCGGAACCTCCCAATCAATTCGATGAAGTCCAGAAGAAGCAATGAATTCTCCCGTTTCCTTGTGGAATACAAGCAAACGTAAATCCTCCCGCTTTAAAAATTTGAGATGAGCCTCTCTCATATTGATCTCTACATCTTTTACACTTTGATTTTTGATAGCAAATGGAAGCCAATACTTCAACTCATCTCTGGAAGCTTCTATGGCTTGATGAACAGTGGCGCCATCCCCCGGTTTTGGCATCCTTATCAATAATCTTTCGGTTTCAAACTGTTCTGGAAATTCAATTAAAATTGGATTCATCAGGCTCAGGCCCCCTTCCTAAATTTTCATTAGTTTACCAAAGCCTAAATAAAAAAGAAATACTTTTTCAAAAAATCCTTCTACTCCAAAAGATGTAGACCTCCCTCCTTCACATTCATTAGGAAAGGATGCATCCTCTCTCCGATTCAGCCAAAGGTCAACCTAGCTACAATAATATTAACAACAAAACGAAAGGTTGATTCTCATGAATGAAAATAAAGTCATTATGATTACAGGAGCTGATACTGTTAGAAAAGCTTGGCTTATCGCCAAGTCTTAATGGCGAAAGCCTCAGTTTTACTTATACTATCAACCGACCAAAGTTATAGCTGATGGTGTAAAAAAAGCTGACCTGATATCCAGGTCAACTCCTTCATTAACAACAATCAGATATTCCGTTAAGAACAATTCCTTTTTGTCCGTCTCTTTCTTCTACATCCAATTCAATTCCTTCAGTCTGATCTTTCACCATTGAGTCAATGGCAACTTTTATTCCGTTAATTTCTTTAATTTCATCATTTCCCTGTGGCTCATCCAGAGCCAACCCTAGTTTTGGACCTCCTCAGCCCATGCCTGCAAAATACAAGCGTAAACTAGAACCTTCTTCTTGTTGCATAATCTCGAGTATAAAATCTTTTGCATTATTTGTGATATTCAAGATGATGATCTCCTTTCCTTTATAACAGGGTTTTGCCCTTCACTTTGTCTCGGACTAGCCTTGCCTTTTGAATGCCTGTCCACTGTGCAAGTTCTTCATTAGAGGGGTAGGCCCCCACTTTTTCCAGTTTTTTATCTACAAGTACCGCTGGTAGAGCTTCTATTCCTTTTTCCTCTAGCAACTTCTGTATCTCTGATGATTCCACGAAGTGCTGAGGTTCATTACCTAAGTTATAACGTTTAATTTCAATTCCCTCTTTTTCGAGGATAAATATTGCATTTGCAATCCGCGTTAACTCTGGGTCAACATTAGGGCCACATACTCCTGTCGGACAACATAAAGCAGGGTCAAAAATTTCAATTTTACTCATATTTATTCCCCCGTTTCAGCAAATTGTTCCATTCGGTCCCTAATTTGATCTCGAACTCGCTGAAATACAGCCCATTTTTCTTCCTCTGTTCCTTGTGCCTTAGCTGGGTCGTCAAATCCCCAATGATCTCTTTTTACATGAGGAGGAGTAACTGGACATTTGTCTGCAGCATCTCCACATAGAGTAACCACTAAGTCCGCAGAGTTCAAAATATTTGTATCAATGATATCTGATGTTTGTTCAGAAATATCAATGCCTACTTCTTTCATGGCCTTTACAGCATTGGGATTAAGACCGTGTGCTTCTATTCCAGCACTTTTTACATCCCAGGTATCTCCTAATATTTTTTTAGCCCATCCTTCTGCCATTTGACTTCTACATGAATTACCAGTACACAAAAAATAAATTACTTTTTTCTCCATTGATCTAATCTCCTTTTCATGACTTGCAGCAAACTCGTAAACCACTTTGCTCAAGCTCTTTAATTTTTTCACGTTGTTCAGGAAAATGGGTCATGATACTTTTTATTAATGGGTAAATTTCCGTATCAGTATTTACCCGGTAAAAAATCCACTGACCTTGTCGTCTCTCTTTTACAACATCAGCATTTTTTAGCTTAGCCATATGCTGACTGATGGATGGTTGACTCATTTTCAATATTTCCACTAACTCACATACACAACATTCATCATGCATTAAAAGAGAAACAATATTTAATCTCGTTTTATCACCTAAAAGCTTTAATAACCTTGCTCCTTGCTCGACGTTCATTTGGTTTATTGTCTCCAACCCATATCCCCCCTATTGAACCCCTAATTTTAATAATTGCTCTATTCCAACAACATCTTCTGACTGCCAAGGAACAATGATTGTATTCGAAGCTAGCTTTTCCCGAACCATCTGAATCCATTGAATTTCAGAAGAAGCTCTTCCTTGAAGGATGGGGTCTGTCGTTTGGGTAGCTAAGAAGCTTTGATTAATAATCCACCAACTAGGTTCAATCTCTGCTCTACGTAAATCCTCTTGAAGTCTTCTAGCCTCATGGACAGGCGTTGCTTCTGGTAAAGTTACAATGGCAACAAAAGTTTGTTTAGGATCACGCAACCTCGGAATGAGGGCTTGGGCAGACTCCGGGATACTTCCTGTAGTTCGTTGCACTTCTCTATGGTAGGTTTCAGCAGAATCTAAAAGCAAAAGAGTATGTCCCGTTGGTGCTGTATCAATAATTACAAAAGCTGCTTCTTCCACTCGATGAACAACTTCAGCAAAAGCTTGGAAAACAGCAATCTCTTCCGTACAAGGAGATTCTAAATCCTCTTTCACATAAGCTATTTCTTCTTCTGTAAGTTCCTCATCTAATTGAGAAAGAACTTTTTGTTTATAGTCAGCTACTACCTGTTTGGGATCAATTCTGCTTACAGTTAACGTATCCAGGTTTACCTCTTGGTTCAGAACATGAGTTAAATGTGCAGCTGGATCCGTCGTTGTAAGGTGAACTCGGTGACCTTTTTCTGCCAATCCAACGGCTACAGCAGCAGCAATGGTTGTTTTTCCAACCCCTCCCTTTCCCATAGTCATAAATACACCGCGGTCCTTTAGACTAAGCTGATCTATAACAGCTTTAATCGATGGAATGCTTTCGGGAAGTTTTGTATTTATGCTTTGAGAAGGATTACTAATCGTTTCATTAAAAAATTTGTTCAACGCCTCGATACCCGTTAAATTATAGGGTACCAGTGGCAAATAGTAGGTTTTAGTGTTTGTAAAAAGATCATAAATTCCGTTAAGTGCATCCGTTTGCTTATCCTCAATCTGAATAGCAATAGGGTCATCTGACTTTCTTTCAAACAAACCATTTATCACTAATGACTGGTTTTTTATTCCAACTTCTTTTAATTCACTCGATGCTCTTTTTGCCTCTGCTAAAGATGAGTGATCCGGTCTGGCAACAAGAACAAGTAATGTTTCCATTGGGTTAGCTAATGCCTGAACCGTTTTTTCATATAATGCTTTTTTCTGATCTAAACCAGCTAACGGTCCTAAACAAGATGCACCATGTGTGCTTTCCTTTAAAAAGGAGTCCCATGCTGTTGGGAGTTGTAATAATCTTAATGTATGTCCAGTGGGTGCTGTATCAAAAATAATGTGGTCAAAATCCTGTGTTAACTCCTCATCCACGAGAAGTTGGGTGAATTCATCAAACGCAGCAATTTCTACGGTACAAGCTCCTGAAAGCTGTTCCTCCATATTTTGTATAGCTGCTTGTGGTAATTTCCCACGATAAGGTCCTATCAGCTTCTCCCGATACTCACTGGCAGCCTCTTCGGGATCCAAATTTGCTGCATATAATCCTGGTACAGATTCAATTTGGGTAGGATGATTATGAAGTTCTACTTCAAATACATCCTGTAAATTTGAAGCTGGATCCGTACTAACGATTAATACTCGTTTTCCCACATTGGCTAAAGCAACTGCTGTCGCGCAAGCAGTTGATGTTTTTCCAACCCCGCCCTTCCCTGTAAAAAACAAATGACGAGTATTTGTAATCATCTCTGGTTTTAACCGTTCCATATTGATTCCTCCAGATATCTTATTTCGAGGATACAACAGATATACCCTCTTATTAATTTTTAACTAATTCACTTTCAGGAAACCAATGCCTTGTGTTATTTGCAATTTTGACAAGTAAAAGCATTAAAGGAACTTCCACAAGGACACCCACAACAGTAGCCAATGTCGCCCCTGAATTAAGACCAAACAAAGCAATAGCTACAGCTACAGCTAGTTCAAAAAAGTTACTTGTTCCAATCATAGCAGCAGGAGCTGCCACACTATGCTCAATTTTCCATACCTTCGCCCAAAAATAAGCTATTACAAAAATAAATAATGTTTGAATGATTAATGGAATTGCAATAAGTCCAATATGAATAGGGTTTTCTAAAATAACATCTCCTTGAAAAGAAAAGATCAAGATTAACGTTAAAAGAAGTCCAATGATCGTAAATCTGCTAGCTTGCTTTAAATAAGTATTTTCAAACCAATCTTTACCTCTCTTACTGATCAACCATACACGTGAGATGTAGCCTGCCAATAGTGGAATTACGATAAAGAGAAAGACGGAAAGCAGGATCGTATCTAGTGGGACAATTACTTCATTAATTCGTAATAAGAGCATCACAATAGGTCCATAAGCAAAAATCATGATTAGATCATTTACTGATACTTGAACTAGAGTATAAGCAGCGTTGCCCTTTGTTAAAAGGCTCCAAACAAAAACCATAGCTGTACAAGGGGCTGCCCCTAGCAGAACCGCTCCGGCAATATATTCAGTTGCCATGGCACTTGGTAGGAACGATTGGTATACCACTCTAAAAAAGAACCAAGCAAAGAAAAACATAGTAAAAGGCTTAATCAGCCAGTTGACAACAAGTGTAATAATGAGTCCCTTTGGTTTCTTTCCGGCATCCATAATACTTGAAAAGTCTATCTTAGCCATCATAGGGTAAATCATAAACCAAATTAAAATGGCCACAGGGATAGAAACTGATGCATATTCAAAACGGCTTAATACATCGGGGATGATAGGAAGAAACTGACCAACTAAGATGCCAATCACAATACAAAGAGCAACCCAAACCGTTAAATATTTTTCAAAAAAACTAATTCCGTTCATGATACTCGACCTCTCTCAATCAAATATTTATTACAAACTCATTATATAATCATCTGCTTATATAATCAATCATTTATATTTATTGCAACAAAAAAAAGAAGCAACCCAAACTTAACGGGGTCAGCTCTAGGAGAGAAAACAGTAAATAATATACCAAATAGGAGTACAAATCGAATAGCGTTTCGCACTCCTATTTTTATTGAAATAACAACATTTATTTCCTATTAACACCTAACTTAACATAAGAAATCGCAACCTATTTAGGGTCTGCTCAATAAATATAAAATCCACTATTTACAAGGGTTTTCAACACATTTTGTCGAATATAAGTGTAAGGATTTCTTTAAAATGTATTAAATAACCCTTGCACTTGGAGGTATTATTTCATGTATAAAATGACTGAAAACCAATTAATTCTACCAGATGATTCTTTCTTGCCGTTTAGAGGAAAGTTAAATATAAATAACCGTTGGGTTACTTTGGCTAACCTCATTCCTTGGCGGAAAGTTGAAGAGGAATATGCCAAAACTATAAAGCAATCATCCCGCGGCCAACTGGCTCTTAATGTACGCGTCGCGCTTGGTGCGCTATACATACAACAACGAAAGGGTACCAGTGATCGAGAAACAGTGGAGGAAATTATGGAGAACCCATATCTTCAATACTTCTTAGGTTTTCCC
This DNA window, taken from Bacillaceae bacterium S4-13-56, encodes the following:
- a CDS encoding CDGSH iron-sulfur domain-containing protein; the encoded protein is MSEDKKVTIQVRDNGSILVKGEVELLDAEGNAFETKPAFSLCRCGASGNKPFCDGTHKKIGFDSQPRA
- a CDS encoding N-acetyltransferase, with the translated sequence MAIIQTMDFIKVAKLNKTVHNLHYELYPNVFKPYDYAAACCFIEQAMKNPENIFLLVEDDEGNPQGFVWFEIRVSEENPFKRAQQSLYVHQLSVQSENQGKGYGTQLMTAVYEEASTRGIDWIELDYWVDNTVAKKFYDKLGFQTYRRFVHKKI
- a CDS encoding GNAT family N-acetyltransferase is translated as MNPILIEFPEQFETERLLIRMPKPGDGATVHQAIEASRDELKYWLPFAIKNQSVKDVEINMREAHLKFLKREDLRLLVFHKETGEFIASSGLHRIDWEVPKFEIGYWIDSRYSGKGFMTEAVQGITDFAFRELKAKRVEIRCDALNKRSRAIPERLGFSLEGILRKDSIDVLGESLRDTCVFAKVKE
- the arsD gene encoding arsenite efflux transporter metallochaperone ArsD, translating into MSKIEIFDPALCCPTGVCGPNVDPELTRIANAIFILEKEGIEIKRYNLGNEPQHFVESSEIQKLLEEKGIEALPAVLVDKKLEKVGAYPSNEELAQWTGIQKARLVRDKVKGKTLL
- the arsC gene encoding arsenate reductase (thioredoxin); this translates as MEKKVIYFLCTGNSCRSQMAEGWAKKILGDTWDVKSAGIEAHGLNPNAVKAMKEVGIDISEQTSDIIDTNILNSADLVVTLCGDAADKCPVTPPHVKRDHWGFDDPAKAQGTEEEKWAVFQRVRDQIRDRMEQFAETGE
- a CDS encoding metalloregulator ArsR/SmtB family transcription factor; this encodes METINQMNVEQGARLLKLLGDKTRLNIVSLLMHDECCVCELVEILKMSQPSISQHMAKLKNADVVKERRQGQWIFYRVNTDTEIYPLIKSIMTHFPEQREKIKELEQSGLRVCCKS
- the arsA gene encoding arsenical pump-driving ATPase encodes the protein MERLKPEMITNTRHLFFTGKGGVGKTSTACATAVALANVGKRVLIVSTDPASNLQDVFEVELHNHPTQIESVPGLYAANLDPEEAASEYREKLIGPYRGKLPQAAIQNMEEQLSGACTVEIAAFDEFTQLLVDEELTQDFDHIIFDTAPTGHTLRLLQLPTAWDSFLKESTHGASCLGPLAGLDQKKALYEKTVQALANPMETLLVLVARPDHSSLAEAKRASSELKEVGIKNQSLVINGLFERKSDDPIAIQIEDKQTDALNGIYDLFTNTKTYYLPLVPYNLTGIEALNKFFNETISNPSQSINTKLPESIPSIKAVIDQLSLKDRGVFMTMGKGGVGKTTIAAAVAVGLAEKGHRVHLTTTDPAAHLTHVLNQEVNLDTLTVSRIDPKQVVADYKQKVLSQLDEELTEEEIAYVKEDLESPCTEEIAVFQAFAEVVHRVEEAAFVIIDTAPTGHTLLLLDSAETYHREVQRTTGSIPESAQALIPRLRDPKQTFVAIVTLPEATPVHEARRLQEDLRRAEIEPSWWIINQSFLATQTTDPILQGRASSEIQWIQMVREKLASNTIIVPWQSEDVVGIEQLLKLGVQ
- the arsB gene encoding ACR3 family arsenite efflux transporter, which produces MNGISFFEKYLTVWVALCIVIGILVGQFLPIIPDVLSRFEYASVSIPVAILIWFMIYPMMAKIDFSSIMDAGKKPKGLIITLVVNWLIKPFTMFFFAWFFFRVVYQSFLPSAMATEYIAGAVLLGAAPCTAMVFVWSLLTKGNAAYTLVQVSVNDLIMIFAYGPIVMLLLRINEVIVPLDTILLSVFLFIVIPLLAGYISRVWLISKRGKDWFENTYLKQASRFTIIGLLLTLILIFSFQGDVILENPIHIGLIAIPLIIQTLFIFVIAYFWAKVWKIEHSVAAPAAMIGTSNFFELAVAVAIALFGLNSGATLATVVGVLVEVPLMLLLVKIANNTRHWFPESELVKN